The Vicia villosa cultivar HV-30 ecotype Madison, WI linkage group LG1, Vvil1.0, whole genome shotgun sequence genome includes a region encoding these proteins:
- the LOC131644426 gene encoding type I inositol polyphosphate 5-phosphatase 4-like isoform X2, producing the protein MRDENLKKSKLSWPKTLVKKWFNIKSKAEDFQADDVLYGGVDQEWRNNYCSKREECTIKKSKTERTKRRHSERSRRCKGDHDAAHVTDVNNYRIFVATWNVAGRSPPSYLNLEDWLHTSPPADIYVLGFQEIVPLNAGNVLGTEDNGPARKWLALIRKTLNSLPGTSGECHTNSPLPDPVVELDSDFEGSMRQKEAPFFHRRSFQSSSHSMRMDNDMLVPQACLDRRFSVCDRMIFGHSTGDYEPNYRWGSSDDENGESPVIAQYSPMSYRGSVSMEDRDRQTESSRYCLVASKQMVGIFLTVWVKSNIRDDVRNMKVSCVGRGLMGYLGNKGSISISMSLHKTSFCFICSHLTSGQKEGDELRRNSDVMEILRKTRFPRVNGIGDESSPQTILDHDRIIWLGDLNYRIALTYRAAKALVEMHNWKVLLENDQLHIEREQGRVFEGWNEGQIYFPPTYKYSNNSDRYAGDERQSKQKRRTPAWCDRILWHGRGLRQLSYVRGESRFSDHRPVCSVFLAEVESVSRNRIRKCSSCTSSRVEVEELLPHSHAYSYINLPFY; encoded by the exons AACTACTGTTCAAAGAGGGAAGAATGCACTATCAAGAAAAGCAAGACAG AAAGAACTAAGAGAAGGCATTCGGAAAGATCGCGGCGATGTAAGGGCGATCATGATGCGGCTCACGTTACAGATGTGAATAACTATAG AATATTTGTTGCTACTTGGAATGTAGCTGGAAGATCTCCGCCGAGTTATTTGAATCTCGAAGATTGGCTTCATACTTCTCCTCCCGCCGATATATATGTTCTTGG GTTTCAAGAAATTGTGCCTCTCAATGCTGGAAATGTTTTAGGGACAGAAGACAACGGTCCTGCTAGAAAATGGCTAGCTCTTATTCGGAAGACGCTAAATAGTCTTCCCGGAACAAGTGGTGAATGTCACACTAATTCACCGCTGCCTGATCCTGTTGTAGAGTTAGATTCTGATTTTGAAGGGTCTATGAGGCAGAAGGAAGCCCCTTTCTTCCATCGCAGGTCGTTTCAATCCTCGAGTCATAGTATGAGAATGGACAATGACATGTTAGTGCCTCAAGCATGCCTTGATCGACGTTTCAGCGTGTGTGATAGAATGATATTTGGTCACAGTACAGGTGACTATGAGCCCAATTATAGATGGGGTTCCTCAGACGACGAAAATGGGGAATCTCCGGTTATAGCGCAGTATTCACCAATGTCGTATAGAGGGTCTGTCTCTATGGAGGACAGAGATAGACAGACGGAGAGCTCGAGATATTGTTTGGTTGCTAGTAAGCAAATGGTTGGGATATTTCTAACTGTTTGGGTGAAAAGCAATATAAGGGACGATGTTCGCAACATGAAAGTGTCTTGTGTTGGCCGAGGATTGATGGGATATCTCGGAAACAAG GGTTCGATATCAATTAGCATGTCTTTGCACAAAACAAGCTTTTGCTTCATATGTAGTCATTTGACTTCAGGACAAAAGGAGGGTGATGAGCTAAGGAGAAATTCCGATGTAATGGAGATTCTCAGAAAGACAAGGTTTCCCCGAGTTAATGGAATTGGCGACGAGAGTTCACCTCAAACTATTCTGGATCACGA TCGAATAATCTGGCTCGGGGATTTAAACTATCGGATAGCCCTTACTTACCGTGCAGCAAAAGCTCTTGTTGAGATGCATAATTGGAAAGTATTGTTAGAGAATGACCAG CTGCATATAGAGCGTGAACAAGGTCGCGTCTTTGAAGGATGGAACGAAGGGCAAATATACTTTCCCCCCACATACAAATATTCAAACAATTCGGACAGATATGCAGGCGATGAAAGACAGTCAAAACAAAAGAGAAGAACGCCAGCATGGTGTGATCGGATCTTATGGCACGGAAGAGGCCTCCGCCAATTATCTTACGTTCGCGGAGAGTCAAGATTCTCCGATCACAGACCAGTTTGCAGCGTGTTCTTAGCAGAAGTCGAGTCTGTTAGCCGTAACCGAATCAGAAAATGCTCTAGTTGCACCAGTTCGAGGGTCGAAGTAGAAGAGTTGCTGCCTCATTCACACGCCTACAGTTACATCAACTTGCCTTTCTATTga
- the LOC131644426 gene encoding type I inositol polyphosphate 5-phosphatase 4-like isoform X1 has product MRDENLKKSKQLSWPKTLVKKWFNIKSKAEDFQADDVLYGGVDQEWRNNYCSKREECTIKKSKTERTKRRHSERSRRCKGDHDAAHVTDVNNYRIFVATWNVAGRSPPSYLNLEDWLHTSPPADIYVLGFQEIVPLNAGNVLGTEDNGPARKWLALIRKTLNSLPGTSGECHTNSPLPDPVVELDSDFEGSMRQKEAPFFHRRSFQSSSHSMRMDNDMLVPQACLDRRFSVCDRMIFGHSTGDYEPNYRWGSSDDENGESPVIAQYSPMSYRGSVSMEDRDRQTESSRYCLVASKQMVGIFLTVWVKSNIRDDVRNMKVSCVGRGLMGYLGNKGSISISMSLHKTSFCFICSHLTSGQKEGDELRRNSDVMEILRKTRFPRVNGIGDESSPQTILDHDRIIWLGDLNYRIALTYRAAKALVEMHNWKVLLENDQLHIEREQGRVFEGWNEGQIYFPPTYKYSNNSDRYAGDERQSKQKRRTPAWCDRILWHGRGLRQLSYVRGESRFSDHRPVCSVFLAEVESVSRNRIRKCSSCTSSRVEVEELLPHSHAYSYINLPFY; this is encoded by the exons AACTACTGTTCAAAGAGGGAAGAATGCACTATCAAGAAAAGCAAGACAG AAAGAACTAAGAGAAGGCATTCGGAAAGATCGCGGCGATGTAAGGGCGATCATGATGCGGCTCACGTTACAGATGTGAATAACTATAG AATATTTGTTGCTACTTGGAATGTAGCTGGAAGATCTCCGCCGAGTTATTTGAATCTCGAAGATTGGCTTCATACTTCTCCTCCCGCCGATATATATGTTCTTGG GTTTCAAGAAATTGTGCCTCTCAATGCTGGAAATGTTTTAGGGACAGAAGACAACGGTCCTGCTAGAAAATGGCTAGCTCTTATTCGGAAGACGCTAAATAGTCTTCCCGGAACAAGTGGTGAATGTCACACTAATTCACCGCTGCCTGATCCTGTTGTAGAGTTAGATTCTGATTTTGAAGGGTCTATGAGGCAGAAGGAAGCCCCTTTCTTCCATCGCAGGTCGTTTCAATCCTCGAGTCATAGTATGAGAATGGACAATGACATGTTAGTGCCTCAAGCATGCCTTGATCGACGTTTCAGCGTGTGTGATAGAATGATATTTGGTCACAGTACAGGTGACTATGAGCCCAATTATAGATGGGGTTCCTCAGACGACGAAAATGGGGAATCTCCGGTTATAGCGCAGTATTCACCAATGTCGTATAGAGGGTCTGTCTCTATGGAGGACAGAGATAGACAGACGGAGAGCTCGAGATATTGTTTGGTTGCTAGTAAGCAAATGGTTGGGATATTTCTAACTGTTTGGGTGAAAAGCAATATAAGGGACGATGTTCGCAACATGAAAGTGTCTTGTGTTGGCCGAGGATTGATGGGATATCTCGGAAACAAG GGTTCGATATCAATTAGCATGTCTTTGCACAAAACAAGCTTTTGCTTCATATGTAGTCATTTGACTTCAGGACAAAAGGAGGGTGATGAGCTAAGGAGAAATTCCGATGTAATGGAGATTCTCAGAAAGACAAGGTTTCCCCGAGTTAATGGAATTGGCGACGAGAGTTCACCTCAAACTATTCTGGATCACGA TCGAATAATCTGGCTCGGGGATTTAAACTATCGGATAGCCCTTACTTACCGTGCAGCAAAAGCTCTTGTTGAGATGCATAATTGGAAAGTATTGTTAGAGAATGACCAG CTGCATATAGAGCGTGAACAAGGTCGCGTCTTTGAAGGATGGAACGAAGGGCAAATATACTTTCCCCCCACATACAAATATTCAAACAATTCGGACAGATATGCAGGCGATGAAAGACAGTCAAAACAAAAGAGAAGAACGCCAGCATGGTGTGATCGGATCTTATGGCACGGAAGAGGCCTCCGCCAATTATCTTACGTTCGCGGAGAGTCAAGATTCTCCGATCACAGACCAGTTTGCAGCGTGTTCTTAGCAGAAGTCGAGTCTGTTAGCCGTAACCGAATCAGAAAATGCTCTAGTTGCACCAGTTCGAGGGTCGAAGTAGAAGAGTTGCTGCCTCATTCACACGCCTACAGTTACATCAACTTGCCTTTCTATTga